In Mycolicibacterium phocaicum, one DNA window encodes the following:
- a CDS encoding C45 family autoproteolytic acyltransferase/hydolase — translation MSTRLMVTVDAASPAERGVARGHALRAELPAAVDLYFELFHTVGIADATAHSDADRIADIITGWDARYTDEILGVADGAGLEPWRVIAVNARTEILSQALGSRPGECSTIGHLPRAGSPFGIQTWDWHQEMDPFWHLHTVSGPTYSYVGLTEHGMLGKIGVNSAGLGLFFNILGHRDDAPTGVPVHVLAAAVLGNAGSVAEALELLRGAPISTSGAFTLLDTETAVCAELSPRGVCVLPPCDGYLPHTNHFLDARNTPFEKPGLYDPDSQERLQLIMSKLGSYPTPRQPDDLVHYLRSDPGEPQLCCVPAPDAVFGQRWATLATVLLEPEHRRAGILAGTPLQARDGAWTTLECTEVVAR, via the coding sequence ATGAGCACCCGGCTGATGGTCACCGTCGACGCCGCCTCGCCCGCCGAACGCGGGGTGGCCCGCGGACACGCATTGCGTGCCGAGCTACCCGCGGCCGTCGACCTGTATTTCGAGCTGTTCCACACCGTCGGAATCGCTGACGCGACAGCGCATTCCGACGCGGACCGCATCGCCGACATCATCACCGGGTGGGACGCCCGGTACACCGACGAGATCCTCGGCGTGGCCGACGGTGCGGGTCTGGAACCCTGGCGGGTCATCGCGGTCAACGCCCGCACCGAGATCCTGTCGCAGGCGCTCGGTAGCCGGCCCGGTGAATGTTCCACCATCGGGCACCTGCCGCGGGCGGGATCGCCGTTCGGCATCCAGACCTGGGACTGGCACCAGGAGATGGACCCGTTCTGGCATCTGCACACCGTGAGCGGCCCGACGTACTCGTATGTGGGCCTGACGGAGCACGGCATGCTCGGCAAGATCGGCGTCAACAGCGCGGGGCTCGGCTTGTTCTTCAACATCCTCGGCCACCGCGACGACGCTCCCACCGGGGTGCCGGTGCACGTGCTGGCCGCGGCGGTGCTCGGCAACGCGGGCAGCGTCGCCGAGGCACTGGAGTTGTTGCGTGGGGCGCCGATCAGCACCTCGGGCGCCTTCACCCTGCTCGATACCGAGACGGCCGTCTGCGCCGAGCTCAGCCCCCGCGGCGTCTGTGTACTGCCACCGTGTGACGGCTATCTGCCCCACACCAACCACTTTCTCGATGCGCGGAACACGCCGTTCGAAAAGCCAGGGCTGTACGACCCGGATTCGCAGGAACGGTTGCAGCTCATCATGTCTAAGCTCGGGAGCTACCCGACGCCGCGGCAGCCCGACGATCTCGTCCACTATCTGCGGTCCGATCCCGGTGAGCCGCAACTGTGTTGCGTACCCGCGCCGGACGCGGTGTTCGGGCAGCGTTGGGCGACCCTGGCGACCGTGCTGCTGGAACCCGAGCACCGCCGCGCCGGCATCCTGGCGGGCACACCTCTTCAGGCCCGGGACGGCGCCTGGACCACCCTGGAATGCACGGAGGTCGTCGCCCGATGA
- a CDS encoding amidohydrolase translates to MTTHYRGGRIFTAAEPEWAQSLVVDGTELVFVGDTASADGWPGITRTVELDGALVLPGFIDAHTHLVSMGQSLQQVDLFDAVDLADIQNRLAAAASDDPSAARILGRSWLYAPLAGQAPDRHMLDAAVADRPVYLASNDVHSAWVNTAALRELGIDADTPDPIGGTIERDAEGNATGMLYETAALGLMRTFLDGTVTDAERDTALAAAFTHYLAAGVTGAVDMGLDGADLPALERALAAGDGTLPLRIAGHWIINRTSSAAENLAQVREAVELNRRLSGPWLRITGIKILVDGVIDSCTAAMKEPYADGSHPGPIWDLEALAPVVAAADAAGLQVAMHAIGDEASDIALSALEHAIEVNGPRDRRHRIEHLETVTEANVARLARLGVIASMQPVHADPAIADNWRAMLGDHRADRGFPWPEFTSAGATLAFGSDAPTAPYPPLPNMFVATTRRSASDPALAAHLPQYALPLAEALAHGTRDAAYSCRWEDVTGRLVAGHAADFVVLDRDPFTVGVDALLTARVRTTVMAGREHHVG, encoded by the coding sequence ATGACAACGCACTATCGCGGCGGACGGATCTTCACCGCTGCCGAACCGGAATGGGCCCAATCCCTCGTTGTGGACGGAACGGAACTGGTCTTCGTCGGCGACACGGCGTCCGCCGACGGATGGCCCGGCATCACGCGCACCGTCGAACTCGACGGCGCGCTGGTGTTGCCCGGCTTCATCGACGCGCACACGCATCTGGTGTCGATGGGACAGTCGCTGCAACAGGTGGACCTGTTCGACGCCGTCGACCTCGCCGACATCCAAAACCGTTTGGCTGCAGCGGCTTCCGACGATCCGTCTGCTGCGAGGATTCTGGGCCGCAGTTGGCTCTACGCGCCACTGGCCGGCCAGGCCCCCGACCGGCACATGCTCGACGCGGCCGTCGCCGACCGGCCGGTGTACCTGGCGTCCAACGACGTGCACTCGGCGTGGGTGAACACCGCGGCGCTGCGCGAGCTGGGCATCGACGCCGACACCCCGGATCCCATCGGTGGCACCATCGAGCGTGACGCCGAGGGCAATGCCACCGGGATGCTGTACGAAACGGCCGCACTGGGTTTGATGCGCACGTTCCTCGACGGCACCGTCACCGACGCCGAACGCGACACGGCGCTCGCCGCCGCCTTCACGCACTATCTGGCAGCCGGTGTGACGGGTGCCGTCGACATGGGTCTCGATGGCGCCGATCTGCCCGCCCTGGAACGTGCCCTCGCGGCAGGTGACGGCACGCTGCCATTGCGGATCGCCGGACACTGGATCATCAACCGCACGTCCTCGGCTGCCGAGAATCTGGCCCAGGTGCGCGAAGCCGTCGAGCTCAACCGGCGACTGTCCGGGCCGTGGCTGCGCATCACCGGCATCAAGATCCTGGTCGACGGCGTCATCGACAGCTGTACCGCCGCGATGAAAGAGCCGTACGCCGACGGCAGCCATCCCGGCCCCATCTGGGATCTGGAAGCACTCGCGCCGGTGGTGGCCGCCGCCGATGCCGCGGGACTGCAGGTGGCCATGCACGCCATCGGTGACGAAGCCTCTGACATCGCGCTGTCGGCGCTGGAGCACGCGATCGAGGTGAACGGGCCGCGGGACCGCAGGCATCGCATCGAGCATCTGGAGACCGTCACCGAGGCCAACGTCGCGCGGCTGGCCCGGCTCGGTGTCATCGCTTCCATGCAGCCCGTCCACGCCGACCCCGCCATCGCCGACAACTGGCGGGCCATGCTGGGTGACCACCGGGCCGATCGGGGGTTCCCGTGGCCTGAATTCACTTCTGCCGGTGCGACATTGGCGTTCGGCTCGGATGCGCCGACCGCGCCGTACCCGCCGCTGCCCAACATGTTCGTCGCGACCACGCGGCGGTCCGCGTCCGATCCGGCCCTGGCAGCGCACCTGCCGCAGTATGCGTTGCCGTTGGCCGAGGCGCTGGCACACGGAACGCGTGACGCCGCCTACTCATGCCGGTGGGAGGACGTGACGGGCCGGCTGGTCGCCGGGCATGCGGCCGATTTCGTTGTGCTGGATCGCGATCCGTTCACCGTCGGTGTCGATGCGTTATTGACGGCCCGCGTGCGGACGACGGTGATGGCGGGCCGCGAGCATCACGTGGGCTGA
- a CDS encoding GNAT family N-acetyltransferase, which produces MSTSSVLIAPDDTAASTDTPRYTLLLSADPEHIDAAQRLRHHVFTSEPGYTLTDDSPGFESGRDADRFDEFCDHLLVREDHTGEYVGCYRMLPPPGAIAAGGLYTATEFDVTALDRLRPSLVEMGRAVVRADHRNGAVVLLMWGGILAYLDHSGYDYVTGCVSVPIQGSPDEPPATQIRGVRDFVNKRHASEYKVRPYRPVIIDGKLLDDIEPPARVTVPPLMRGYLRLGAKVCGDPAYDPDFGVGDFPALLDKREADVRYLTRLRSAAAATDKAAQ; this is translated from the coding sequence ATGAGCACTAGTTCTGTACTCATCGCCCCCGACGACACTGCTGCTTCGACCGACACCCCGAGGTACACCCTCCTGTTGTCGGCCGATCCCGAACACATCGACGCCGCGCAGCGGCTTCGTCACCACGTGTTCACCTCCGAGCCGGGTTACACCCTCACCGACGACAGCCCCGGATTCGAAAGCGGCCGCGACGCCGACCGATTCGACGAGTTCTGCGACCACCTGCTGGTCCGCGAGGACCACACCGGCGAGTACGTCGGCTGCTACCGCATGCTGCCGCCGCCCGGCGCCATCGCCGCCGGCGGACTGTATACCGCAACGGAATTCGACGTCACCGCGCTCGACCGCCTGCGCCCGTCGCTGGTGGAGATGGGCCGCGCCGTGGTCCGCGCCGACCACCGCAACGGCGCCGTCGTGCTGCTGATGTGGGGCGGCATCCTGGCCTACCTGGACCACAGCGGCTACGACTACGTCACCGGCTGCGTGTCGGTGCCCATCCAGGGCAGCCCCGACGAGCCACCGGCCACCCAGATTCGCGGCGTGCGCGACTTCGTCAACAAGCGGCACGCCTCCGAGTACAAGGTGCGGCCGTACCGCCCGGTGATCATCGACGGCAAGTTGCTCGACGACATCGAGCCGCCGGCCCGGGTGACCGTGCCGCCGTTGATGCGCGGCTACCTGCGCCTCGGCGCCAAGGTGTGCGGTGACCCGGCCTACGACCCGGACTTCGGTGTCGGCGACTTCCCGGCCCTGCTGGACAAGCGCGAAGCCGACGTTCGGTACCTGACCCGGCTGCGGTCGGCGGCCGCGGCGACCGACAAGGCCGCCCAGTGA
- a CDS encoding lysophospholipid acyltransferase family protein, whose amino-acid sequence MTTPVTPQEHAWLPKASCDTSCIRVDAVHVSRPIVVVLRTTVRLIMTMLLLPALPLLAVPLPGKSRIQRMYCRLMLRCLGVRITVSGGPIRNLSGVLVVAGHVSWVDIFAIGAVMPGSFVARADLIEWPALGFVARLLKVIPIDRHSLRRLPDVVRTVGDRLTAGQTVVAFPEGTTWCGLGHGTFAPAMFQAAIDTGRPVQPLQLTYRHPGGAQSTIPAFIGDDSLLTSIKRVVTAKLTVCHMQVQSLQLPGTDRRDLAARCQAAVHQVGPLPVAAVHGHVLAA is encoded by the coding sequence GTGACAACGCCCGTGACACCGCAGGAGCACGCCTGGCTGCCGAAGGCGTCGTGCGACACCAGCTGCATCCGGGTCGATGCCGTGCACGTCAGCCGCCCGATCGTCGTGGTGCTGCGCACGACCGTCCGGCTGATCATGACGATGCTGCTGCTGCCCGCGCTGCCGCTGCTGGCGGTACCGCTGCCCGGCAAGTCCCGCATCCAGCGGATGTACTGCCGCCTGATGCTGCGGTGCCTGGGCGTGCGGATCACCGTCTCCGGTGGCCCCATCCGCAACCTGAGCGGCGTCCTGGTGGTCGCCGGGCACGTGTCGTGGGTGGACATCTTCGCCATCGGCGCGGTCATGCCCGGCTCGTTCGTGGCCCGCGCCGACCTCATCGAGTGGCCGGCCCTGGGCTTCGTGGCCCGGCTGCTGAAGGTCATCCCGATCGACCGGCACAGCCTGCGTCGCCTGCCCGACGTCGTCCGCACCGTCGGGGACCGGCTCACCGCAGGTCAGACGGTCGTCGCGTTCCCCGAGGGCACCACGTGGTGCGGGCTGGGGCACGGCACGTTCGCCCCGGCCATGTTCCAGGCCGCCATCGACACCGGTCGCCCCGTGCAGCCGCTGCAGCTGACCTACCGGCACCCGGGCGGCGCGCAGTCGACCATCCCGGCGTTCATCGGCGACGATTCGCTGCTGACGTCCATCAAGCGCGTCGTCACCGCCAAGCTGACGGTGTGCCACATGCAGGTGCAGTCGCTGCAGCTGCCCGGCACCGACCGCCGGGATCTGGCCGCCCGGTGCCAGGCTGCGGTGCACCAGGTGGGTCCGCTGCCCGTCGCCGCTGTTCACGGGCACGTGCTGGCAGCCTGA
- a CDS encoding cysteine desulfurase family protein, which yields MSPAYLDHAATTPMHPAAIEAMTAVLAAGGNASSLHTSGRAARRRMEEARESLAQQLGARPSEVIFTAGGTESDNLAVKGIFWARRGSCPGHRRIVVSPVEHHAVLDAVEWLVEHEGAEVTWLHVDSSGAASAEALREILETHDDVALISVMWANNEVGTIQPVAELAAVAAEFGVPIHSDAIQAVGAVPVDFAASGLSAMSVAAHKFGGPTGVGALLLRRDVACVPLLHGGGQERDVRSGTPDVAGAVAMAAAARVAVEGLDAYRIRIGALRDRLVDGVLSGIDDVVLNGGTGEDRLPGNAHFTFRGCEGDALLMLLDAKGVECSTGSACTAGVAQPSHVLIAMGADPASARGSLRFSLGHTSSDADVDAALAVLPAAVERARQAALASAGLGR from the coding sequence ATGAGCCCCGCATACCTGGACCACGCCGCCACGACCCCGATGCACCCCGCTGCCATCGAGGCGATGACGGCGGTCCTGGCGGCAGGCGGCAACGCGTCCTCGTTGCACACCTCCGGCCGGGCAGCCCGGCGCCGGATGGAGGAGGCCCGCGAGTCCCTGGCCCAGCAGTTGGGTGCCCGGCCCTCCGAGGTGATCTTCACCGCGGGTGGCACCGAGAGCGACAACCTGGCCGTCAAGGGCATCTTCTGGGCCCGCCGGGGCAGCTGCCCGGGACACCGTCGGATTGTCGTGTCGCCCGTCGAACACCACGCGGTACTCGATGCCGTCGAGTGGTTGGTCGAGCACGAGGGTGCAGAGGTGACGTGGCTGCACGTGGACAGTTCGGGTGCCGCCTCCGCGGAAGCCCTGCGTGAGATTCTCGAAACCCATGACGACGTCGCGCTGATCAGCGTGATGTGGGCCAACAACGAGGTCGGCACCATCCAGCCGGTCGCCGAATTGGCAGCTGTCGCAGCTGAATTCGGTGTGCCCATCCACAGTGACGCGATCCAGGCGGTCGGTGCCGTGCCGGTCGATTTCGCGGCGAGTGGGCTGTCCGCCATGAGTGTGGCGGCACACAAGTTCGGCGGCCCGACCGGGGTCGGGGCGCTACTGCTGCGCCGGGATGTCGCCTGCGTGCCGCTGCTGCACGGTGGTGGTCAGGAACGTGACGTGCGTTCGGGCACGCCGGATGTCGCGGGGGCGGTGGCCATGGCTGCCGCAGCGCGCGTCGCGGTCGAGGGCCTGGACGCTTACCGCATCCGGATCGGCGCCCTGCGGGACCGCCTGGTCGACGGCGTGCTGTCCGGCATCGACGACGTGGTGCTCAACGGCGGCACCGGCGAGGATCGGCTCCCGGGCAACGCGCACTTCACTTTTCGCGGCTGCGAGGGCGATGCCCTGCTGATGCTGCTGGACGCCAAGGGCGTCGAGTGTTCGACGGGTTCGGCCTGCACCGCCGGCGTCGCACAGCCGTCACATGTGTTGATCGCGATGGGTGCCGATCCGGCGAGCGCCCGCGGATCACTCCGATTTTCATTGGGGCACACCAGTTCTGACGCCGACGTCGATGCCGCGCTGGCCGTGCTGCCGGCCGCGGTCGAGCGGGCCCGTCAGGCCGCACTGGCCAGTGCCGGGTTGGGAAGGTAG